The genomic interval TTTGAAAAGTATTCATCTATTTCGGGTCTTAACTCTACTCCAACTCTTGCAAAACAATTAAGTAATTCTGAATAAGCACCTTTGCCACCCAGGAAATCCCAAAATTCTTCGGCAACCTTTAGTTCATTATCAAGGTCCAACATTCCCTTTAATGTCCACCTTTCATAAGGTTTTGGCTCATATGGATTATATGGAATAGCAATATAGGAGTTGACTTCTGCATCAGGATACTGAAATAAAAATATCGCTATCCATTCTAATAATGTTCTCTTAAAATCCTTAAAATTGCTAATATTAGGTTTAGCTGTCTTTATGTCAAACAAATGAATACTTCCGTTATGATTTTTAACAAATAAATCTACCTTTACTGTTTTTAATCTATTAATCTTACCTTTTGTGCAAACCTTTCTTATCCTTTCAATCTCATCTCTTTTGTTTGGGTTACTACCAACTGTTAGTTCATTCATAATGTGCTGAATTTCATTTTGAGCTTCTTCTGTTATTTGATCACCTACTACATATTGTTTTTTTGCAATCGGAAATTTCAAGCTTGCCAATGTTTCTGCCACAGGTTCAAAAATAGAAGTGCCAAAAGTAGTATTTAAAGAGTGTATAAAAGAAAACAGTGCCATTCGATCCCGACCGAGTAAACGATAATGAAAAGGCATGTTACTTGTTTCTGGCTTATATGTCAAAAATTTAATCCTTAGACTTTCTCTGATTGCACTTTCAACTTTTATTATTTGTTTCTTCGTAAGAGTCATTTATCTTTCCTTCAAGTGAAATATTGTTTCTGAATAGGGAGTGTCTCTATCTTTCTCTACTCTATTAAGGACAGGTCTTTTAAATTCATTGATGATTTTCATTCCACTCAATTCTGCAATCTTAGGATAAAGATTAAACTTATCATTTGCCACTAAAAATATGTCATAATTTTTTTGAAGATATTTTTTGCAATTTATAAGAACATCTGCAATACCTTTGACATAAGATTTTCTTTGTTCTTCACCCTGACCTTTTGATAAAGGTCCTATTTCTAATTTGTCATTGCGAGAAAATCCAAATATTTCATAAGCATAGGCGTGTTGTTCATGGTAATCAATGAGTCCAACATAAGGCGGACTTGAAAATATTCCTTTTATCTTCTGGTTTAACAATATTTCTGCAAAGTTTGGATTTTTCTTTTTAATATCTTCATAAATATCTATTGTTCTGCTATCTCCAGTTAAACAGATTTGAAAAGTATCTGTTCTTAACATATCAAATTCTTTAAGCCTATCTAACGTATCTATTGTATAAAATTTCCACCACTTTGTTATAGAAAATATTGGCTTGCAAATTTTTCCATGTTTTTTGCAGTAATAGGTAGCACAAACAGGTTCTTTTAAAGTCGCAAGATCTGCATGGGTTGTTGCTCTACAAGAGCGAGCAGTTCTACTTAAAATTATGGTTAAAACCTTCTTCACATCTTCATCGTCTATTTGTCTTATTTCTTGTGCCAGAAGATTTATTTCTTTTCTCACGGGGTCTAAAAACCATTTATCTAAAAAAGTTTCATTTTTATCTTGTTTTATTTTAATTTGATATTTCTGTATCAACTCATTATAAAGAATGAGAAATTCTTTTTCTTTCTCTTTTGCATATTCTTTTTCATCTATTGTGCCATTAGCAATTTTCCTTTTATATTCCGGCGAAGGAAAATATTTGTTGTTAAATTGTGAAAGTTCAGATAATAAATGCTCTTCAAAAGCAATATTATTTTTGTTATTTTGAAACTCTTTTAATCTTGAATTCAGTTTGCGAATTATATCTTCAATTAAAATTAAATTATGCCTTTCAACTTTTACATTAGAAATCAAAACATTGAAAGAAGAAATATCTATTCCAATGGCGTGCATTCCTAATTCGTTTGCCTGTGCCAATGTCGTTCCGCTTCCACAAAATGGGTCCAATACTATATCACCTTTATGAAAATAAACCTCCTTTTTGAACTCATCTGTATGAGAATCAAGGAAATA from Dissulfurispira thermophila carries:
- a CDS encoding DNA methyltransferase gives rise to the protein MNQLTTLFSEEDKKLVSLKKASIWASQHLNRKITVSNISYLIQYGRIKKYGNNGNPLVNIEELKDYYDSFSKEKKWRNILGEDINWHLSFSQYKEAERTKHVHRLHPYKGKFIPQLVEYFLDSHTDEFKKEVYFHKGDIVLDPFCGSGTTLAQANELGMHAIGIDISSFNVLISNVKVERHNLILIEDIIRKLNSRLKEFQNNKNNIAFEEHLLSELSQFNNKYFPSPEYKRKIANGTIDEKEYAKEKEKEFLILYNELIQKYQIKIKQDKNETFLDKWFLDPVRKEINLLAQEIRQIDDEDVKKVLTIILSRTARSCRATTHADLATLKEPVCATYYCKKHGKICKPIFSITKWWKFYTIDTLDRLKEFDMLRTDTFQICLTGDSRTIDIYEDIKKKNPNFAEILLNQKIKGIFSSPPYVGLIDYHEQHAYAYEIFGFSRNDKLEIGPLSKGQGEEQRKSYVKGIADVLINCKKYLQKNYDIFLVANDKFNLYPKIAELSGMKIINEFKRPVLNRVEKDRDTPYSETIFHLKER
- a CDS encoding TdeIII family type II restriction endonuclease, whose protein sequence is MTLTKKQIIKVESAIRESLRIKFLTYKPETSNMPFHYRLLGRDRMALFSFIHSLNTTFGTSIFEPVAETLASLKFPIAKKQYVVGDQITEEAQNEIQHIMNELTVGSNPNKRDEIERIRKVCTKGKINRLKTVKVDLFVKNHNGSIHLFDIKTAKPNISNFKDFKRTLLEWIAIFLFQYPDAEVNSYIAIPYNPYEPKPYERWTLKGMLDLDNELKVAEEFWDFLGGKGAYSELLNCFARVGVELRPEIDEYFSKFKS